Within the Gammaproteobacteria bacterium genome, the region AGCGTCATGGAGAGTTCCTTGCTTAGAGCGAGAACCACTTTCGTGGTCCTCGCTTTCATCACGTTGAGTTTAACGTTGCTATTATCCACAGCTATTTCCTATCGTAGGGTCGTATTTATACAGCCCAGCTTATGGCTGAGTGGACAAGAACCACTGGTCAGCATACGAGAAGAACTTGTACGGGTGGATAGAAACCTTACGTACGTCTTTGTGGTATGCCGCATAATTGGTCAGAGTCCACAGATAGGTGTAGGGTGCTTCGTCCGCCAGTATGGAGTGCAGCTTGCGGTAGATGCTGCGACGTTTTTCGTGATCCATCGTCAGCTTGCTTTCTACAATCAGACTGTCGACCTTGTCATCTTTGAACGCGCCAAAGTTGTTTTTCCAATCACCAATTTCAGCAGAGTGGAACAGTGATGAAATGTCAGCGGAATCGTCAAATACCCAAGAAGCAAATACGATGTCGAAGTCGTGATTCAGGAATACGGCTTCTTTCCATGCTTGCCATTCCAGGAATTCAACTTTGACACCCACATCGACTTTCTTCAGATAATTGGTGAAGGCCAATACAACGCGTTTTACAGCTTCACTTTCCTTGGCAATTGGCACGCGCAGTGTCAGCTCCAGCGGTTTGCCATCTTTTTCCAGGTAACCACTTGGGCCTTTAACGAAGCCAGCTTCGGCCAACAGTTCTTTGGCTTTGTTGACATCGTATTTTTGTGGTTTGACATCCAGATTGTATGCCCAGCTGCCTGGAGCAAACGGACCAGAAATAACGGTACCCTGGTTGTTGAAGAATGACTTCAGCATTTCTTCGCGGTTAATGGCAACAGTGAAGGCTTGACGGACGCGCTTGTCAGCCAGCAATGGGTTGCGCATGTTGTAGCCAAAGAATGAATACGACAGTGCATTATAAGGCTGCAATACAAACCGTTTGTCACCTTGCAATTCGGGAATGTGGCGTGGGTTGACCAAAACCACCATGTCGATTGCGTTGAAGGTGAGTGCCTGGTTCATGATGTTCTGGTCAGCAAAAGGCTTGGCTACGAACCGGGAAATTTTTGGTGCGCCACGGAAGTATTTTGGATTGGCGACCATCACTACTTCTTTGTCGTTACCTACTTTTTCCAGCATATAGGGGCCGGTACCGATCGGGTTTTGGGCAAAACTATCTTCGCGGCTCAGGAATACAGGATTGGCTGGGCCGTGGCGAGGAATGATTTTAAAGGTGAATTTACCCAGAGCGTTCAGGATGGGGCGCTTCAGGATAAACTTAACCGTGAAATCGTCCACTTTTTCGACATTGTCGATAAATTCATAACGTACTTTCAGCGGAGTTAATGTTTTCGGATGCATCATGATTTTGTAGGTGAATACTATGTCATCTGCAGTCATGAGCTGCTGTTCTTCACCCGTCTTGGGATGCCAATAAACATCTTTTCTCAGGAAAAATGTATACTGTTTACCTTCGGCATCAGAGTCCCATTTTTCGGCCAACTCAGGCACGATTTCCTGTTTTTCGTTGATACCAACCAGGCCGTTGAACAGTAGCTCGGATATGCGCATCGATACCATGTCATTACTGGTGATCGGATCCAACGTTGCTGCTCGTCCGTATTCGCCATAGCTTAGGGTATTGTCCTTGCCAGCCAGGGCAGGGGCAGAAGCCAGTGCCGCGGTTAGCAATAAAACAATTGGATTTAACGTTGTGAGTTTCATGTAATTTTCTCCGTTACACCAAATTCAAATTAAAAGATTTTAACGTCACCAGCGCTTTTCTGCTGGATAGAGTAGATGCTTTGCACAGCTTCCTGTATCTGGCGTACAGCGGGAAACTGCTGACTCATTTCAAAATATATTTCCAAATGCTCCCAGTAAGCCTTACTTTTTCTATTTACTTCTGCCAAATCTGCTAACAAGATCGGGTCGTTTTGACCAATCTTGTTTTTATTGCTTTTATCCCGCGCCAATTCAAGCAGTGCGACGGCAACGCCCAAGTCATTATTGCTCAGGTGGAGTCTGCCTATGGCTGCATACAAAGGCGAATAGGCTCTGGTCAGGGCCAGCTTGGTGACGTCCATATCGTCTATGATGCTCTTGCAATTGTCGGAAACGGCCATGCAGGTTGATACTATTTCTGCACCCAACAAGGGATCAGAAATAGAGTTCATGCTCTCTTTCCAAGAGGCAAGCACTTCCTTTTGTTTTCCTTCACTGACCTTCAATGCGGCTATCTTAACTGCCCATACACCTTTTAACGCGGGTGGCAGGTTGGCCGAATTGACCTTGGCTGACCAGGTTTTTGCCAGTTTTTGGTCGCGACTCATAATTCCAATGTCAGTCAAATGGAAGGCAGCAATCGTTGCATATTTTCCATTATTGGCTGCCATACCGAGATAGTGAATGCTGGCAACTTTGAATACCTCTGCAATGTTGCCAATCAAATCTGGTGAGTAAAATGTGATGGTGCGCTCTGGGTTGCTTGAGTCAGTCCCTGCTGGAGAGGTTACTTTCTCAGACAATGCCAACTGAATTGCTTCATTTGTTTTACCCTGGACCAAATACAGGTAAATAAGATTGGATACGAGTCTTCCCTGATGCTTGGCATCGCTGCTGTTCTTTTGCAGTGCAGCAGCGAACTTTGTTGTGTCTACTGTCTTCAGCAGGCCAAGGCGATGTTTAAAAACGGCCAGGGTGGATTCAGCCTCTACCGATGTAATTTTGGCATTTTTCCAGACTTTGTTACCGCCATCGGCATTTTTACTTTTATGCAGTGCATAGCCAAGAAAGACAGCACTCATTTCCTGATCTATCGTCGGAATCTTTTTCTGTTTGTTGAATGATTCCAGCGATGATTTGGCTTTGTCGAATTTTCCTTCCAGTAAGTCCAGTTCGGCCAGGTATAGCTCGGCCATGGAGCTTGCTTTCTTGCCGTTGGTCTTTTTGTTCATTTCCGTGAGGTACTCGCGATCTGTCGCCAGTGCCTCCGTGTAGAAATCGCTGTACAGCAAGTAAAGTTTTTTCAAACTCATGCCCAAGGTGAGGGCAGCGGTGGACTGTCTGTCTGCTGTTTCTTTATTGATAAGTGGCAGCAGAGTGACTGAAGCATCGCTGTAGAGCTTTTTTTCGTAGCTTTGCATGGCGGATTTTAATGCGTCTTCCGCGCTGGCTTGAAGTGGCCACCCAGCGACGGATGCGACAACCAAGGCAATTGGTAATAATTTCATAGTTGTTCCTCTGGTGAAGGGTTGGTATCACCTTTTTCCGGAATGGTGCTGATGAATATTTGATCCCATTGATCTACCTGTGCTCGAAATGCAATTACTTGTTTGCTGCTAATGTTGATGTCTGAGTTCATTTTGGTATTGGTTTGCAGTCGAGAGACTGTTTTGCTTCTGATGTTTACCACTTCG harbors:
- a CDS encoding ABC transporter substrate-binding protein; this encodes MKLTTLNPIVLLLTAALASAPALAGKDNTLSYGEYGRAATLDPITSNDMVSMRISELLFNGLVGINEKQEIVPELAEKWDSDAEGKQYTFFLRKDVYWHPKTGEEQQLMTADDIVFTYKIMMHPKTLTPLKVRYEFIDNVEKVDDFTVKFILKRPILNALGKFTFKIIPRHGPANPVFLSREDSFAQNPIGTGPYMLEKVGNDKEVVMVANPKYFRGAPKISRFVAKPFADQNIMNQALTFNAIDMVVLVNPRHIPELQGDKRFVLQPYNALSYSFFGYNMRNPLLADKRVRQAFTVAINREEMLKSFFNNQGTVISGPFAPGSWAYNLDVKPQKYDVNKAKELLAEAGFVKGPSGYLEKDGKPLELTLRVPIAKESEAVKRVVLAFTNYLKKVDVGVKVEFLEWQAWKEAVFLNHDFDIVFASWVFDDSADISSLFHSAEIGDWKNNFGAFKDDKVDSLIVESKLTMDHEKRRSIYRKLHSILADEAPYTYLWTLTNYAAYHKDVRKVSIHPYKFFSYADQWFLSTQP